From the genome of Pseudomonadota bacterium:
CACGATGCAAGCATGTCCACGCGGCCGCGCAGGTCGTCAAGACTCTGCGCCGAGGGTTCGAACAGGTCGGTCTTGTTGACCAGGCACAGGCTGGGTCGCGCGGGGAAATGCACGGCAAAGTCGTCCGCCAGTCGCACCATGTGTTCCACCGTGTCAGGTCGCGACACGTCGCCGACCACGATCGCCCCCGTTGCTCCCTTGGCGTACACCGTGTCGAACACCTGTTCTCCGAAGTTGCCGTCAGTATCCCACACCAACATCGCCAGCTCGCCTTGCGAAGTGGAAACCGGAATCTCGTGCAGCTGCACGCCGATCGTGGACTTGTAATCCACATCGAAGGTGCCGAATTTGAGCCGGCGCGTGACCGAGGTCTTGCCCACCGCGGGCGCCCCGATCATGAGAATCTTTTTGGGGCGGAGGCTCACGCTCACGGTGCCGCGTCCGAGTCGGTGGAGAACACCACGCTGAGGTCGGCGTCCGTGTCAGATCGGAGCCGCGGCGCAGCGACCTCGAGCTGCACTGCCGCGGCCCCATCGCGCAACAACTGTGTGCGGATGTAGCGTGCCCGCGCCGTCGCCCAGGCCTGGTCATCGACTGACGTCGAACTTGCGATCGGTGTGATCGAGAGCAAGGCCGGCGTTTTCAACAGCCGCTCCACCAGACGCTTGAGGTCGCGTTGCGCCTGCTCCGGTTCGGCGAGGTCC
Proteins encoded in this window:
- a CDS encoding ADP-ribosylation factor-like protein: MSVSLRPKKILMIGAPAVGKTSVTRRLKFGTFDVDYKSTIGVQLHEIPVSTSQGELAMLVWDTDGNFGEQVFDTVYAKGATGAIVVGDVSRPDTVEHMVRLADDFAVHFPARPSLCLVNKTDLFEPSAQSLDDLRGRVDMLASCSALSGAGLDAAFTAFAETVVARSQL